A single genomic interval of Romboutsia ilealis harbors:
- a CDS encoding family 10 glycosylhydrolase, with the protein MRKTLSLLLSICIIFGSGIKTKSYANTNNVQAAWLTTAWSLDWPKVKNNPTAQKNELIEILDTLKDTGINTVMFQVRPYGDAMYKSNINPWSKELTGTQGKDPGYDPLEFIVQEAHTRGMKVHAWLNPYRVISSGTDINVLSSNHPARKNPSLLIENNGGMYYNPDLQEVKDHISDTVGEIVSNYDIDGIVFDDYFYPTDYPLPQGEGKDGLVANARREHINQMILQVKSTIKSIKPEVRFGVSPRGVWKNKVNDPDGSDTGYAKESYYSDYADTVKWVKEGYVDYIIPQVYWEMNHNVAPFKTVTNWWENVVKGTNVDLYIGHITDKDVVAKEIDTQIQYTKQFSTIKGNSYYNVTSIINNNQGARDKIKNSIVPILPFWDIENHWAQNEIIEFANKGYLNGKPDGGFHPQDTITRAEFVKIINRMFGLTATSGVTFTDVPNGYWAKNEIDIAVTNGVAQGDGMGNFEPEKPITRQEAAKMIANYLKISDTNHDKIVKFPDYNQVANWAINEFEAVIERGYIKGDDLGMLSPTANMTRAEAIVMLGRI; encoded by the coding sequence ATGAGGAAGACATTATCACTACTACTATCAATATGCATAATATTTGGTAGTGGAATAAAAACAAAATCATACGCAAATACAAATAATGTACAAGCTGCATGGTTAACAACTGCATGGAGCTTAGATTGGCCAAAAGTTAAAAATAATCCTACAGCTCAGAAAAATGAATTGATAGAAATATTAGATACGCTAAAAGATACAGGAATAAATACTGTTATGTTTCAGGTAAGACCATATGGGGATGCAATGTATAAATCTAATATAAATCCTTGGTCAAAAGAGTTAACAGGAACACAAGGAAAAGATCCAGGATATGACCCTTTAGAATTTATAGTTCAAGAAGCACATACTAGAGGAATGAAAGTACATGCATGGTTAAACCCGTATCGTGTAATAAGTTCAGGGACAGATATAAATGTATTAAGTAGTAATCACCCTGCAAGAAAAAATCCATCACTTCTTATAGAAAACAACGGTGGAATGTATTATAATCCAGATTTACAAGAAGTAAAAGATCATATATCTGATACTGTAGGTGAAATAGTATCTAATTATGATATAGATGGAATCGTATTTGATGATTATTTCTATCCTACAGATTATCCTCTACCGCAAGGTGAAGGAAAAGATGGTCTAGTAGCAAATGCCAGAAGAGAGCATATAAACCAAATGATACTACAAGTTAAAAGCACAATTAAAAGTATAAAACCAGAGGTAAGGTTTGGTGTAAGTCCAAGAGGTGTATGGAAGAATAAAGTAAATGATCCTGATGGTTCAGATACTGGATATGCAAAAGAAAGTTATTACTCAGATTATGCAGATACAGTTAAATGGGTAAAAGAAGGTTATGTAGACTATATAATACCACAAGTATATTGGGAAATGAATCACAATGTAGCACCATTTAAAACTGTGACTAATTGGTGGGAAAATGTAGTAAAAGGAACAAATGTAGATCTTTATATAGGACACATTACAGATAAAGATGTAGTAGCAAAAGAAATAGATACACAAATACAATATACTAAACAGTTTTCAACTATAAAAGGAAACTCATATTATAATGTAACATCTATAATTAATAATAACCAAGGTGCTAGAGATAAAATAAAAAATAGTATAGTGCCTATTTTACCGTTTTGGGATATAGAAAATCACTGGGCTCAAAATGAAATAATAGAATTTGCTAATAAAGGATATTTAAATGGAAAGCCTGATGGAGGATTTCATCCTCAAGACACTATAACAAGAGCAGAATTTGTAAAGATAATAAACAGAATGTTTGGATTAACAGCGACTAGTGGCGTTACTTTTACTGATGTGCCAAATGGATATTGGGCAAAAAATGAAATTGATATAGCTGTAACAAATGGGGTTGCACAAGGTGATGGTATGGGTAACTTTGAGCCTGAAAAACCAATAACTAGACAAGAAGCAGCAAAAATGATAGCAAACTATTTGAAAATAAGTGATACAAATCATGATAAAATAGTTAAATTCCCTGATTATAATCAGGTAGCTAATTGGGCTATAAATGAGTTTGAAGCAGTTATTGAAAGGGGATATATAAAGGGAGATGACTTAGGAATGTTATCACCTACAGCTAATATGACTAGAGCAGAAGCTATAGTAATGTTAGGAAGAATATAA
- a CDS encoding N-acetylmuramoyl-L-alanine amidase — MKYKLKIKNLIMITMLASMPTLLDTTIANADTIEDEFLSVINKYKIEDVVVEEGISLEKGEILDLSQYPNWELSDNETIEINSNGIVKAVNEGTVFLSQRIGEKVYIVEIYVPSEIPTINIVSREAKPRGYYKVFIDAGHGGTDPGSLGCGYRESDINLQVAKKVESKLKSKGIDVKMSRSSDIYYSLSERSEMANNYGADLFVSIHQNSAEQKSANGIETYYTEKKPNDKPLSNDIQTNLINKTGAINRKVKTANFAVLTQTKMTAALAECGFISNPEEANKISNPTYQDKLATGIADGIEKYLKENVIINEIQMTATGKVINANSLNVRKGPSTSFNIIGTLNGGDEVKIVGKSNDWYKIEYNGVYGYVSGSYIELNTTEPDQDNKINFTDVGKDYWAYSQIESFVEKGYIDGYEDGTFRPQDPIKRNEFVKIFNRVFGLTEKSGIVFDDTKDNWAKDEIDIAVTNGVAQGVGDNKFEPEQYITREAAAKMLANYMNIEDKNHDKINKFSDYNQISDWARDAFEGNLEKGYIQGTDEGKLAPKNNITRAEVVTILSRVIN; from the coding sequence GTGAAGTACAAACTAAAGATAAAAAATCTAATAATGATTACAATGTTAGCATCGATGCCTACATTATTAGATACAACAATAGCTAATGCAGATACAATAGAAGATGAATTTTTATCTGTTATAAATAAGTATAAAATAGAAGATGTAGTTGTAGAAGAGGGAATATCTTTAGAAAAGGGAGAAATATTAGATTTATCTCAATATCCTAATTGGGAATTATCAGATAATGAAACTATAGAGATAAATTCAAATGGAATTGTAAAAGCAGTTAATGAAGGTACAGTATTTTTGAGTCAAAGAATAGGTGAAAAAGTGTATATAGTAGAAATATATGTACCATCAGAAATACCGACAATCAATATAGTATCTAGAGAGGCTAAACCTAGAGGATACTATAAAGTATTTATAGACGCAGGTCATGGTGGGACTGATCCTGGATCGTTAGGATGCGGATATAGAGAATCAGATATAAATTTGCAAGTAGCAAAAAAAGTAGAATCTAAATTAAAGAGTAAAGGCATAGATGTAAAAATGAGTAGAAGCTCGGATATTTACTATTCTTTATCTGAAAGATCCGAAATGGCAAATAATTATGGTGCAGATTTATTTGTATCAATACATCAAAATTCGGCAGAACAAAAATCAGCAAATGGTATAGAGACTTATTATACTGAAAAAAAACCAAATGATAAACCACTAAGTAATGATATACAAACTAATTTAATTAACAAAACAGGTGCAATTAACAGAAAAGTTAAAACTGCTAACTTTGCTGTATTAACACAAACAAAAATGACAGCTGCATTAGCTGAGTGTGGATTCATATCCAATCCAGAAGAAGCAAATAAAATATCAAACCCAACTTACCAAGATAAATTAGCTACAGGAATAGCAGATGGGATAGAAAAATACCTAAAAGAGAATGTAATAATAAATGAAATCCAAATGACGGCAACTGGTAAAGTAATAAATGCAAATAGTTTAAATGTAAGAAAGGGACCATCAACATCATTCAATATAATAGGAACATTAAATGGTGGAGATGAAGTAAAAATTGTTGGAAAAAGCAATGATTGGTATAAAATAGAATATAATGGCGTATATGGATATGTTTCAGGATCTTATATAGAGTTAAATACTACTGAACCAGATCAAGATAATAAAATAAATTTTACTGATGTAGGTAAAGATTACTGGGCATATTCTCAAATAGAAAGTTTTGTAGAAAAAGGATATATAGATGGATATGAAGATGGTACATTTAGACCTCAAGACCCAATAAAAAGAAATGAGTTTGTAAAAATATTTAATAGAGTATTTGGCTTGACTGAAAAAAGTGGAATAGTGTTTGATGATACTAAAGATAACTGGGCAAAGGATGAAATAGATATAGCAGTTACAAATGGAGTAGCACAAGGTGTAGGAGATAATAAATTTGAACCGGAACAATATATAACTAGAGAAGCAGCAGCAAAGATGTTAGCTAATTATATGAATATAGAAGATAAAAATCATGATAAGATAAATAAATTTTCAGACTATAATCAAATATCGGATTGGGCAAGAGATGCATTTGAAGGCAATCTTGAAAAAGGATATATTCAAGGAACTGATGAAGGAAAACTTGCACCAAAGAACAATATAACAAGAGCAGAGGTTGTTACTATTTTAAGTAGAGTAATTAATTAA
- a CDS encoding COG2426 family protein has protein sequence MGYLEIMFLAMLPLTELRGAIPIGIAMGLNPIGVYIVSVIGSTIVSIPLIFTFRHILNFFRNIDIFVPLVKKVDIKIESGMKRLKSISILGIMLFVGIPLPTTGTWTAAAIASILKMRIKTSLLGVLIGNMMSGIIVSLISFHII, from the coding sequence TTGGGATACTTAGAAATAATGTTTTTAGCAATGCTTCCATTAACAGAGCTAAGAGGCGCAATACCAATCGGAATTGCAATGGGTTTAAATCCAATAGGAGTATATATAGTAAGCGTAATAGGGTCAACTATAGTATCTATACCGCTCATTTTTACTTTTAGACATATATTAAATTTTTTTAGAAATATAGATATATTTGTACCCTTAGTAAAAAAAGTTGATATTAAAATAGAAAGTGGAATGAAGAGATTAAAGAGCATCTCTATATTAGGTATTATGCTTTTTGTAGGGATACCTCTTCCAACTACAGGGACTTGGACAGCTGCAGCTATAGCATCAATTTTAAAAATGAGGATAAAAACTTCTTTATTGGGTGTTTTGATTGGTAATATGATGTCAGGAATTATAGTTTCTTTAATATCGTTTCATATAATTTAA
- a CDS encoding threonine/serine exporter family protein — MNNEHNIDYKKDILRLALFIGELMLSNGAETYRVEDSILRICKSRGFYYINVFTSPTVIIISDDRFDGLTFMKTIKSRSIDLNKISLLNNFSREFVSNTDLTVDDAMERLKDVVQTDSYPSKVIYFCTGIGSAFFAGLLGGNNLSTFLCTFITSIFAVLFYNKIMKLSSIPAFSSLLASTFIAIVGVLLSHIGILDTPRVLIVGSIMPLLPGVSFIKGLRDLISGDLISGVARAFDAGITAISIACGVGLILDLWIRLGGVF; from the coding sequence ATGAATAATGAACACAATATAGATTATAAAAAAGATATCCTTAGACTAGCATTATTTATAGGAGAACTCATGCTATCTAATGGTGCAGAAACTTATCGTGTAGAAGATAGCATACTTAGAATTTGTAAATCAAGAGGTTTTTACTACATAAATGTATTTACATCACCTACTGTAATTATAATATCTGATGACAGATTTGATGGATTAACTTTTATGAAGACCATAAAATCTAGATCTATAGATTTAAATAAAATATCTTTACTCAATAATTTTTCTAGAGAATTTGTTAGTAATACTGATTTAACTGTAGATGATGCCATGGAGAGGCTAAAGGATGTAGTTCAAACTGATAGTTACCCTTCAAAAGTAATATACTTTTGTACAGGAATTGGTTCTGCATTTTTCGCAGGACTTTTAGGAGGAAATAATTTATCAACTTTCCTATGTACTTTTATAACTTCAATATTTGCTGTACTATTTTACAATAAAATTATGAAGTTAAGCTCAATACCTGCTTTTTCAAGTCTATTAGCGTCTACATTTATAGCTATAGTCGGAGTTTTGCTTAGTCATATAGGAATTCTTGATACTCCAAGAGTGTTAATAGTTGGATCTATTATGCCATTACTTCCAGGAGTTTCATTTATAAAAGGTCTTAGAGATTTAATTTCTGGAGACTTAATTTCTGGTGTTGCTCGTGCATTTGATGCAGGTATAACAGCTATATCGATCGCCTGTGGGGTCGGTTTAATATTAGATTTATGGATTAGATTAGGAGGTGTATTCTAA
- a CDS encoding threonine/serine exporter family protein, which yields MTDMPIYMHFLYATIATVGFSVFFNIPKSALIPAGLTGGIGWGFYYYLINTSNNDILANFLAAALVALISEILARKLKYPAILFVIPGIIPLVPGLGMYNTMLYLVQSNYELAISKGANVLFVGGAISLGILVITSLARTLSIVSLAKMHKNK from the coding sequence ATGACAGATATGCCAATTTACATGCACTTTTTATACGCAACTATTGCTACTGTTGGATTCTCAGTATTTTTTAACATACCTAAATCCGCTCTTATACCAGCAGGTCTAACTGGTGGTATTGGTTGGGGGTTTTATTATTACTTAATTAATACTTCTAATAATGATATATTAGCAAACTTTTTAGCTGCAGCTTTAGTTGCTTTGATAAGTGAGATTCTAGCTAGAAAGTTAAAATACCCTGCGATACTATTTGTAATACCAGGTATTATACCTCTAGTTCCTGGGCTTGGGATGTACAATACAATGCTTTATTTAGTTCAATCAAATTATGAACTTGCAATATCTAAAGGGGCAAATGTATTATTTGTAGGTGGGGCTATATCCCTTGGAATTTTAGTTATAACATCATTAGCAAGAACTTTAAGTATAGTTTCATTAGCTAAAATGCATAAAAATAAATAA
- a CDS encoding SoxR reducing system RseC family protein → MNQHGYIVEIVDSVTAKLKLKRHSACASCGKCATTSEEKDIIVEVDNTIGAKVGDRVEVNMETVNVLKAAFIAYTIPLVALLSGTVGTFYFLKMISITNNIEIISGLVGLIFTFISFLILKKNDKKFRGSKEYIPIVTRIIVSSESEMIL, encoded by the coding sequence ATGAATCAACATGGATATATTGTTGAAATCGTAGATAGTGTAACCGCAAAATTAAAATTAAAGCGTCATTCAGCATGTGCATCTTGTGGTAAGTGCGCAACTACATCTGAAGAAAAAGATATAATAGTTGAGGTTGATAACACTATAGGTGCAAAAGTAGGGGATAGAGTAGAAGTTAATATGGAAACGGTAAATGTATTAAAGGCAGCATTTATAGCTTATACAATACCTTTGGTAGCTTTACTTTCAGGAACTGTAGGGACTTTCTATTTCTTAAAAATGATAAGTATTACAAATAACATAGAAATTATAAGTGGTTTAGTAGGGTTAATATTTACTTTTATATCATTTTTAATATTAAAGAAAAATGACAAGAAGTTTAGAGGGAGTAAAGAATATATACCTATAGTTACAAGAATAATTGTAAGTAGTGAGAGTGAAATGATTTTATAA
- a CDS encoding metal-sensitive transcriptional regulator — protein MQDKDMLIKRLNRIEGQVKGIQKMIDEERYCIDILTQISAIRSAINKVGSIILENHIKGCVVNSIKEDNSEESIAELMKTIDKFTK, from the coding sequence ATGCAAGATAAGGACATGCTTATAAAAAGGTTAAATAGAATAGAAGGACAAGTCAAAGGTATACAAAAAATGATAGATGAAGAAAGATATTGCATAGATATATTAACTCAAATATCGGCAATAAGGTCAGCTATAAATAAAGTTGGATCTATAATACTAGAGAATCATATAAAGGGGTGTGTTGTAAATAGTATAAAAGAAGATAATAGCGAAGAATCAATAGCTGAGCTTATGAAGACTATAGATAAATTTACAAAGTAG
- a CDS encoding small, acid-soluble spore protein, alpha/beta type, whose amino-acid sequence MDLQSKNNAREALNNLKMEISSELGYYDSMRTDKIEGLIPQGTLNSVAENIKTGIEVGGMSSRKLVEMGEKALLDKCDNSIK is encoded by the coding sequence ATGGATTTACAAAGTAAAAATAATGCTAGAGAAGCTTTAAATAATCTTAAGATGGAGATATCTTCAGAATTAGGATATTACGATAGTATGAGAACTGACAAAATAGAAGGATTAATTCCACAAGGTACTTTAAATTCTGTAGCTGAAAATATAAAAACAGGTATTGAGGTCGGTGGAATGAGTAGTAGAAAGCTTGTTGAAATGGGTGAAAAGGCTCTACTTGATAAATGCGATAATAGTATTAAGTAA
- the aspS gene encoding aspartate--tRNA ligase, which produces METLNGLKRTHYCGDLRESNINEEVVLMGWVQKKRNLGGLVFVDLRDRSGLCQIIFDTDVNAEAFAKAEKLGSEYVVAVKGKVAERSSKNPNMPTGDIEVFATELKILNKSETPPIYIKDDDNVSEELRLKYRYLDLRKPSMQKNLMLRSRVAGIVRNYLTENNFCEIETPFLIKPTPEGARDYLVPSRVNEGKFYALPQSPQLFKQLLMVSGMDRYFQIVKCFRDEDLRADRQPEFTQIDCEMSFVEEEDVRAIMEKMIQRIFKEVLNVEVTLPLPVMPYSEAMERYGSDKPDTRFGYELTNISDIVANCGFGVFANATKKGMSVRGINVEGKAEEFTKKQIGKLEDHAKTYKAKGLAWMKVGANREVTSPIAKFFTEEEMTAILDRMNAKEGDLLLFVADKDSVVFDALGQVRLEVARRLGLLNNNEYKMLWVTEFPLFEEDEETGRFIAKHHPFTSPIDEDLDKLESKDKASLRAKAYDIVINGYEVGGGSVRIFNSDVQKRMFSALGLSDEEAYEKFGFLLDAFKYGTPPHAGIAFGLDRLIMILAGTTNIKDVIAFPKNQSAVCPMTNAPAVADEDQLKELSIKLDLEDKE; this is translated from the coding sequence ATGGAAACTCTAAATGGCTTAAAGAGAACTCATTACTGTGGGGACTTAAGAGAAAGCAATATAAATGAAGAAGTTGTACTTATGGGATGGGTACAAAAGAAAAGAAACTTAGGGGGATTAGTATTCGTTGACCTAAGAGATAGAAGTGGGTTATGTCAAATAATATTCGATACTGATGTAAATGCAGAAGCTTTTGCTAAAGCTGAAAAATTAGGTTCAGAATATGTTGTTGCAGTTAAGGGAAAAGTTGCAGAAAGATCATCTAAAAACCCTAACATGCCAACTGGAGATATCGAAGTATTTGCTACTGAATTAAAAATATTAAATAAATCAGAAACACCACCAATATATATAAAAGATGACGATAATGTATCTGAAGAATTAAGATTAAAATATAGATACTTAGATTTAAGAAAACCATCTATGCAAAAGAACTTAATGTTAAGAAGTAGGGTTGCTGGTATAGTTAGAAATTATTTAACTGAAAATAATTTCTGTGAAATAGAAACTCCATTCTTAATAAAACCAACTCCAGAAGGTGCTAGAGATTACTTAGTACCAAGTAGAGTTAATGAAGGTAAGTTCTATGCATTACCACAATCACCACAATTATTCAAACAATTATTAATGGTAAGTGGTATGGATAGATATTTCCAAATAGTTAAGTGTTTCAGAGATGAAGACTTAAGAGCTGACCGTCAACCAGAATTCACTCAAATAGACTGCGAAATGTCATTTGTTGAAGAAGAAGATGTAAGAGCTATAATGGAAAAAATGATACAAAGAATATTCAAGGAAGTATTAAATGTAGAAGTTACATTACCACTTCCAGTTATGCCTTATTCTGAAGCTATGGAAAGATACGGTTCAGATAAGCCTGACACTAGATTTGGATACGAATTAACTAACATATCTGACATAGTTGCTAACTGTGGATTTGGAGTATTTGCAAATGCTACTAAAAAAGGTATGAGCGTTAGAGGTATAAATGTAGAAGGTAAAGCAGAAGAATTTACTAAAAAGCAAATAGGTAAATTAGAAGACCACGCAAAGACTTACAAAGCTAAAGGTCTTGCTTGGATGAAAGTTGGAGCAAACAGAGAAGTTACTTCACCAATAGCTAAATTCTTCACTGAAGAAGAAATGACAGCGATACTTGATAGAATGAATGCTAAAGAAGGAGACTTATTATTATTTGTTGCTGACAAGGATTCAGTAGTATTTGATGCATTAGGACAAGTTAGACTTGAAGTTGCAAGAAGACTTGGATTATTAAATAACAATGAATATAAAATGTTATGGGTAACTGAATTCCCATTATTTGAAGAAGATGAAGAAACTGGTAGATTTATAGCTAAACATCATCCATTTACATCTCCAATAGATGAAGATTTAGATAAATTAGAGAGCAAAGATAAAGCATCTTTAAGAGCTAAGGCTTACGATATAGTTATAAATGGATACGAAGTAGGTGGAGGAAGCGTTAGAATATTCAACTCTGATGTTCAAAAGAGAATGTTTAGTGCATTAGGACTTTCTGATGAAGAAGCTTACGAAAAGTTTGGATTTTTATTAGATGCATTCAAATATGGAACTCCTCCTCATGCAGGTATAGCATTTGGTCTTGATAGGTTAATAATGATACTTGCAGGAACTACTAACATAAAAGATGTTATAGCATTCCCTAAAAATCAAAGTGCAGTTTGTCCAATGACAAACGCTCCAGCAGTTGCTGATGAAGACCAACTTAAAGAATTAAGTATAAAACTTGATTTAGAAGATAAAGAGTAA
- the hisS gene encoding histidine--tRNA ligase, translating to MLTKAPRGTKDITPKDAYKWNYVENKFREICSLFGYEEMRTPIFEHTELFKRSVGDTTDIVQKEMYSFTDKGERDITLKPEGTAGVVRAFIENKLYADTQPTKLFYITPCFRYERPQAGRQRQFHQFGIEALGSDKPSLDAEVIALAVQFFNEVGLKDLAVSINSVGCPTCRAEYNAKLKEYLDAKSDVLCETCLERKDKNPMRVIDCKNPTCKENLTDIPFMVDHICDDCKDHFEKLQTYLKEMDINFVVDKTIVRGLDYYKKTAFEIISNDIGSQSTVCGGGRYDGLVEQLGGPKGVSGIGFAIGAERLLLTMENNNIEIENPYATDIFIVTIGDEAKTKSFKLLKDLRTNHISAENDHLDRSVKAQFKYSDKINAKFTIVIGDDELANDTATLKNMSTSEQITIKLSEIVKELKTRL from the coding sequence ATGTTAACTAAAGCGCCAAGAGGAACAAAAGACATAACTCCAAAAGATGCATATAAATGGAATTATGTTGAAAATAAATTTAGAGAAATATGTTCATTATTTGGTTATGAAGAAATGAGAACTCCAATATTTGAACATACAGAATTATTCAAAAGAAGTGTAGGGGATACTACTGATATAGTACAAAAAGAAATGTACTCATTTACAGATAAAGGTGAAAGAGATATAACTTTAAAGCCAGAAGGAACAGCAGGAGTAGTTAGAGCATTTATAGAAAATAAATTATATGCTGATACTCAACCAACAAAGTTATTCTATATAACTCCTTGCTTTAGATATGAAAGACCACAAGCAGGAAGACAAAGACAATTCCATCAATTCGGAATAGAAGCATTAGGTAGTGATAAACCATCATTAGATGCAGAAGTTATAGCGTTAGCTGTACAATTTTTCAATGAAGTTGGGCTTAAAGATTTAGCAGTAAGTATAAATTCTGTTGGATGTCCTACTTGTAGAGCCGAATATAATGCTAAATTAAAAGAATATCTTGATGCTAAGTCAGATGTATTATGTGAAACGTGCTTAGAGAGAAAAGATAAAAATCCAATGAGAGTTATAGACTGTAAAAATCCTACTTGTAAAGAAAACTTAACAGATATACCTTTCATGGTTGATCATATATGTGATGATTGTAAAGACCACTTTGAAAAGTTACAAACATACTTAAAAGAAATGGATATAAACTTTGTAGTTGATAAAACAATAGTTAGAGGTCTTGACTACTACAAAAAAACTGCATTTGAAATAATATCAAATGATATAGGGTCTCAAAGTACAGTTTGTGGTGGAGGAAGATACGACGGACTTGTTGAACAATTAGGGGGGCCTAAAGGTGTTAGCGGTATAGGTTTTGCTATAGGTGCTGAAAGATTATTATTAACTATGGAAAATAATAATATAGAAATAGAAAATCCTTATGCTACTGATATATTTATAGTAACAATAGGAGATGAAGCTAAGACTAAGAGTTTTAAATTACTTAAAGATTTAAGAACTAACCACATAAGTGCAGAAAATGACCACTTAGATAGAAGTGTAAAGGCTCAATTTAAATACTCTGACAAAATAAATGCTAAATTCACTATAGTTATAGGTGATGATGAATTAGCTAATGATACTGCTACATTAAAAAATATGTCAACATCAGAACAAATAACTATAAAATTAAGTGAAATAGTAAAGGAGTTAAAGACTAGACTGTAA
- the hemZ gene encoding coproporphyrinogen dehydrogenase HemZ, with protein sequence MLNVILKNHDFKYEVAELIKLFTSEFQFVDNKSFGMVLENNLLEYNNTLISTTKYYENYELRFDSSENIKIDGLNEQEIKKLTKEMIKRSMFKVLKKKFNTYVPWGILTGIRPVKIVHTLLDKGMDDDSIRENLKENYLIMDEKIELALEIAKRERTFIYPIDEDKISLYIGIPFCPTRCYYCSFTANPLKQFGHLRIEYVQKLIEEVKGMAKILKDTNKEIETLYIGGGTPTALEKEELDTLITALYKELDLSKIKEFTVEAGRPDSITREKLEVLKKHNVSRISINPQTMNDETLEKIGRAHSVSDIIDCFNMAREIGFDNINMDLILGLVDEDLEMVRNTLEEIKKLNPESLTVHTLAVKRASKLKEDIENYELTRYEEMIKMIDLSMEYAKEMGLNPYYMYRQKHMLGNLENIGYAKEGYECIYNMQIMEEKQSNYALGAGSISKFVYVDEDRIERVENVKNVEQYIDRVDEMIERKRKEIYQNVN encoded by the coding sequence ATGTTAAACGTAATATTAAAAAATCATGATTTTAAGTACGAAGTTGCGGAACTTATAAAATTATTTACTTCAGAATTTCAATTTGTAGATAACAAAAGCTTTGGAATGGTTTTAGAAAATAACCTTCTAGAGTATAACAATACATTAATATCAACGACTAAATACTATGAAAATTATGAGCTTAGATTTGATTCATCTGAAAATATAAAAATAGATGGTTTAAATGAGCAAGAAATAAAGAAGCTAACTAAAGAAATGATAAAGAGAAGTATGTTTAAGGTATTAAAAAAGAAATTTAATACTTATGTACCGTGGGGTATACTTACAGGAATAAGACCTGTTAAGATAGTACACACTTTATTAGATAAAGGTATGGATGATGATTCTATAAGAGAAAACTTAAAAGAAAACTATCTTATAATGGATGAAAAAATAGAATTAGCTCTAGAAATAGCAAAAAGAGAGAGAACTTTTATATATCCTATTGATGAAGATAAAATATCTTTATATATAGGAATACCATTTTGTCCTACAAGATGCTATTATTGCTCATTTACAGCAAATCCATTAAAGCAGTTTGGTCATTTAAGGATAGAGTATGTACAAAAGCTTATAGAAGAAGTTAAAGGAATGGCAAAAATTTTAAAAGATACAAATAAAGAAATAGAAACTTTATACATTGGTGGAGGAACTCCAACAGCCTTAGAAAAAGAAGAATTAGATACTTTAATAACTGCTTTATATAAAGAATTAGACTTAAGTAAAATAAAAGAATTTACAGTTGAGGCTGGAAGACCAGATTCTATAACTAGAGAAAAGTTAGAAGTTCTTAAAAAACACAATGTAAGTAGAATAAGTATAAATCCTCAAACAATGAACGATGAAACTTTAGAAAAAATAGGACGTGCTCATAGCGTTTCTGATATAATCGATTGTTTTAATATGGCAAGAGAAATAGGATTTGATAATATAAATATGGACCTTATATTAGGGTTAGTAGATGAAGATTTAGAAATGGTTAGAAATACATTAGAAGAAATTAAAAAGTTAAATCCTGAAAGTTTAACTGTTCATACTTTAGCAGTTAAGAGAGCATCTAAATTAAAAGAAGATATAGAAAATTACGAACTGACAAGATACGAAGAAATGATAAAGATGATAGATTTATCTATGGAATATGCGAAGGAAATGGGACTTAATCCATATTATATGTATCGACAAAAACATATGCTAGGAAACTTAGAAAACATAGGATATGCAAAAGAAGGATATGAATGTATATATAATATGCAAATTATGGAAGAAAAGCAAAGTAATTACGCATTAGGTGCAGGCTCTATATCTAAATTTGTATATGTTGATGAAGATAGAATTGAAAGAGTTGAAAACGTAAAGAATGTTGAACAATATATAGATAGAGTTGATGAAATGATAGAAAGAAAGAGAAAGGAAATATATCAAAATGTTAACTAA